A DNA window from Paralichthys olivaceus isolate ysfri-2021 chromosome 11, ASM2471397v2, whole genome shotgun sequence contains the following coding sequences:
- the LOC109634539 gene encoding eukaryotic translation initiation factor 4 gamma 1-like isoform X10 translates to MSGGRSGSTPTPPQAAISGSESTAVAQANGESVPADDTPALVRPDDSGKPTPPPQSKTPDLSKDSIPTEAASSNTNTKAPAPPLISEAEDIPVSAISTAAPSAPVADVMDTPPPPREPTPTPQSAPEVPAYPAPLPDPVPVPGCTAQDKTEEEEVETEAAASLDTHLNPLSNTNGVAMAEPEQSPVSSDLEAPLESPIAQPEELRLPNGLPLPAPQDPEAPAISAAERDDSPIAEPDISQHPVIEITTAIIQAAPTPIVQATPSPVDQPAPTSAPLPAPLPAPVPAPETAPAPASVPAPAPASVPAPAPASVLAPISNPVPDPVPDPVPDPVPAPVPALAPAVQEIPAEPVAQAAPAPAEVEDSLPPVVLDVKDDSPVPQSTAKEEMPSPAEAVDDSTPETVATPPPQTAEEREDTPPPQTVTPALVETTMQAAVSVPKKKRKMKDLNKKEAVGDLLDAFKEEQVVTPPEPEPVPAPEPQPPAAAPPAPEEADLTWEDKEDKEDKLDKLDAENIQPDDPNSTDKKYQYKEEQWMPINPEEKKKYDRGFLLGFQFSSASMNKPEGLPAISDVVLDKANKAPLRQLDPSRLPGMNCGPDFTPSFANLGKPGMGGGSSRGPPPGMGMGVGGPRRSQQMQRKEPRKIITSMSLHDDVQLNKAEKAWKPSGKKAVRSREVEEPEESDSEQSKTKELFKRVRSILNKLTPQKFQQLMKQVTDLTIDTEERLKGVIDLTFEKAISEPDFSVAYANMCRCLMGLKVQTPDKPGMNFRKLLLNRCQKEFEKDKDDDEIFEKKQKELEAASGGEEKQRLVEELQEAKNQARRRSMGNIKFIGELFKLKMLTEVIMHDCIVKLLKNHDEESLECLCRLLSTIGKDLDFEKAKPRMVQYFNQMEKIIKERKTSSRIRFMLQDVLDLRRNNWVPRRGDQGPKTIDQIHKEAELEEHREQMKVQQALISKKEFGGGGGGQGGRMGGGGSGGRGGSHTQGRGAPPQDEGWNTVPISKNRPIDTSRLSKITKTPVLDFNNQLLAPGGKGTWGSWGKGSSGGSTAKPAESGPESGNRPATSTVNRFSALQQSLSSSGSSLDSDRRVPQRNSSSRDRGDRFDRQDRGGDRFDRRDDRRDDRRDDRDRNRLQVTKRSFSRENEERSREREQRGLADPVRRVASMTDDRDRGSRERARSKENVKREAAATPPPPRPQTPTKPALTEEELEKKSTAIIEEYLHINDMKEALQCVREMNSNQLLFVFVRNGLESTLERSTIARERMGLLLHQLMKTGILSTQNYYKGLQEILEVAEDMAIDIPHIWLYLAELLTPMLLEGGIPMGELFREISKPLIPLGKAGVLLVQILTLLCSGMSHKKAGTMWSEAGLRWKDFLPEDVDVNKFVTDENVEFTLGDESEESKKLELSSEELSKQLDRLFKDKADDQRIFDWTEANLDEQQTSSNMFVRALMTCVCQSAVVCENPYKVDSEQIKQRAKLLQKYLTDEQKELQALYALQALMVEMEQPANLLRMFFDTLYDEDVIKEEAFYKWESSKDPAEQQGKGVALKSVTAFFTWLREAEDESDNS, encoded by the exons ATGTCAGGGGGCCGTAGTGGCTCTACCCCAACCCCACCACAG GCAGCCATATCTGGATCAGAAAGCACAGCGGTGGCACAGGCTAACGGTGAGAGCGTCCCAGCTGACGATACACCAGCACTGGTTAGACCAG ATGACAGTGGTAAACCTACGCCTCCTCCTCAGTCAAAGACACCTGACCTCTCTAAGGACTCTATCCCCACAGAGGCTGCATCCTCTAACACAAACACTAAGGCCCCTGCACCCCCTCTAATATCAGAAGCAGAGGACATCCCTGTCAGCGCTATATCCACCGCTGCACCCAGTGCTCCTGTTGCGGATGTGATGGacactccaccacctccacgGGAGCCCACTCCAACACCTCAATCAGCACCTGAAGTGCCAGCCTACCCAGCACCCCTTCCTGACCCTGTCCCTGTCCCTGGCTGTACTGCACAGGacaaaacagaggaggaagaggtggagacCGAGGCAGCTGCCTCCTTGGACACACATCTTAACCCTCTCTCCAACACCAACGGTGTTGCAATGGCCGAGCCAGAACAGTCTCCTGTCTCCAGTGACCTGGAAGCTCCTCTGGAGTCTCCCATTGCACAGCCCGAGGAGCTCCGTCTTCCGAATGGCCTGCCACTGCCAGCCCCTCAAGACCCCGAGGCCCCTGCCATCAGTGCAGCCGAGCGTGACGACAGCCCCATCGCTGAGCCTGACATCAGCCAACATCCTGTCATAGAGATCACTACAGCCATCATTCAGGCAGCGCCTACACCTATTGTCCAAGCCACACCGTCACCTGTTGACCAGCCTGCACCCACCTCTGCCCCTCTACCTGCCCCTCTACCTGCCCCTGTACCTGCCCCTGAAACTGCCCCTGCACCTGCCTCTGTACCTGCCCCTGCACCCGCCTCTGTACCTGCCCCAGCACCCGCCTCTGTACTCGCCCCTATATCCAACCCTGTACCTGACCCTGTACCTGACCCTGTACCCGACCCTGTACCTGCACCTGTACCTGCACTTGCACCTGCTGTCCAGGAGATTCCCGCTGAACCAGTCGCCCAGGCAGCACCTGCCCCCGCTGAGGTAGAAGACTCGCTTCCTCCCGTCGTCCTGGATGTAAAGGACGATTCCCCAGTGCCCCAGTCCACCGCCAAGGAAGAGATGCCATCTCCTGCAGAGGCAGTTGATGACAGCACACCAGAAACAGTGGCCACTCCTCCCCCTcaaactgcagaggagagggaggacacCCCTCCTCCCCAGACAGTCACCCCTGCCCTTGTAGAAACTACTATGCAAG CTGCTGTGTCTGTGcccaaaaaaaagaggaagatgaaggatCTGAACAAAAAAGAGGCAGTGGGAGACTTGCTTGATGCCTTTAAAGAG GAGCAGGTCGTGACCCCACCAGAGCCCGAGCCCGTCCCCGCACCAGAGCCTCAGCCCCCTGCTGCTGCCCCTCCTGCCCCAGAGGAGGCGGACCTGACCTGGGAGGACAAAGAGGACAAGGAGGACAAGCTGGACAAGCTGGATGCTGAGAACATTCAGCCAGACGATCCAAACTCTACTGACAAGAAGTACCAGTACAAAGAGG AACAATGGATGCCAATTAACcctgaagagaagaagaaatatgaCAGGGGGTTCCTTCTGGGCTTCCAGTTCAGCTCAGCCAGCATGAACAAGCCGGAGGGTCTCCCAGCCATCAGTGACGTCGTCCTAGACAAG GCAAATAAGGCCCCTCTGCGTCAACTTGACCCCAGCCGTCTGCCAGGAATGAACTGTGGTCCTGACTTTACACCCTCCTTCGCCAATCTTGGCAAGCCTGGCAtgggaggaggaagcagcagaggacCA CCTCCAGGTATGGGAATGGGAGTTGGTGGTCCACGCCGCTCTCAACAAATGCAGAGGAAAGAGCCGAGGAAGATCATCACCAGCATGTCGCTGCATGACGACGTGCAGCTGAACAAGGCAGAGAAGGCCTGGAAACCCTCAGGGAAGAAAGCTGTTCGCAGTCGCGAAGTAGAAGAGCCAGAGGAGAGCGACTCAGAGCAGAGCAAGACCAAGGAGCTGTTCAAACGGGTTCGCAGCATCCTCAACAAACTGACCCCTCAAAAGTTTCAACAACTAATGAAACAGGTGACTGATCTGACCATTGACACAGAGGAGCGGTTAAAAGGAGTCATTGATCTCACTTTCGAAAAGGCCATCTCCGAGCCAGACTTTTCGGTGGCCTATGCCAACATGTGCCGCTGCCTTATGGGG CTCAAAGTCCAAACCCCAGATAAGCCGGGAATGAATTTCCGCAAGCTGCTGCTAAATCGATGCCAAAAGGAGTTTGAAAAGGACAAAGATGACGATGAAATCTttgagaagaaacagaaggagctggaggctgcttCAGGG GGAGAGGAGAAGCAGCGGCTCGTCGAGGAGCTACAAGAGGCTAAAAACCAGGCCAGGAGGCGCTCTATGGGTAACATCAAGTTCATTGGTGAGCTGTTCAAGCTTAAAATGCTCACTGAGGTCATCATGCACGACTGCATCGTAAAGCTGCTCAAAAACCACGACGAGGAATCCCTGGAGTGCCTGTGTAGACTGTTGTCCACCATTGGCAAGGACCTAGACTTCGAGAAGGCCAAG CCTCGTATGGTCCAGTATTTCAATCAGatggagaaaataataaagGAGAGGAAGACCTCCTCTAGGATCCGCTTCATGTTGCAGGATGTGCTGGACCTTCGACGG AACAATTGGGTTCCCCGGCGAGGCGACCAGGGCCCCAAGACAATTGACCAGATCCACAAAGAGGCTGAACTGGAGGAGCATAGGGAGCAGATGAAGGTGCAGCAAGCTCTCATCTCCAAAAAGGagtttggtggtggtggtggcggtcAAGGAGGCAGGATGGGCGGAGGAGGCTCCGGAGGACGCGGTGGGTCTCACACCCAAGGCCGCGGCGCTCCTCCCCAGGACGAAGGCTGGAACACTGTGCCCATCTCCAAGAACCGACCCATTGACACCTCGCGCCTTAGCAAAATCACAAAG ACTCCTGTTCTTGACTTCAACAATCAGTTGCTTGCCCCAGGAGGTAAAGGCACATGGGGGAGCTGGGGTAAAGGCAGCAGCGGTGGCTCCACTGCCAAACCTGCAGAATCTG GCCCAGAGTCAGGTAATCGTCCAGCCACCAGCACTGTGAACAGGTTCTCAGCCCTGCAGCAGTCGCTGTCCTCCTCTGGCTCTTCACTGGACTCAGACAGACGAGTTCCTCAGAG AAACAGCTCGAGTAGAGACCGTGGTGATCGCTTTGACCGCCAGGATCGCGGCGGCGACCGCTTTGACCGGCGAGACGACAGACGTGACGACCGACGGGATGACCGTGATCGCAACCGGCTACAGGTCACCAAACGCAGCTTTAGTCGGGAGAATGAGGAGCGGAGCCGCGAGAGAGAACAGCGCGGGTTGGCCGATCCTGTCCGCAGAGTAGCGAGTATGACAGATGACAGAGACcgaggcagcagagagagagccagGAGCAAAGAGAATG TGAAGAGGGAGGCAGCCgccacccctccccctcctcgtcCCCAGACCCCCACCAAGCCTGCCTTGACTGAGGAAGAGCTGGAAAAGAAGTCCACAGCCATCATCGAGGAGTACCTGCACATCAACGACATGAAG GAGGCACTGCAGTGCGTGCGGGAGATGAACAGtaatcagctgctgtttgtgtttgtgcgaaACGGGCTGGAGTCGACGCTGGAGCGCAGCACCATCGCAAGGGAGCGCAtgggcctgctgctgcaccagcttATGAAGACCGGCATCCTCTCAACACAAAACTACTATAAAGG GCTTCAGGAAATCCTGGAGGTGGCTGAGGACATGGCAATAGACATCCCCCACATCTGGCTGTACCTGGCAGAGCTGCTCACTCCCATGCTCCTTGAGGGAGGTATCCCCATGGGAGAGCTTTTCAG GGAGATTTCAAAGCCCCTGATCCCTCTTGGAAAAGCTGGAGTCCTGCTGGTCCAGATCCTCACTTTACTCTGCAGTGGAATG AGCCATAAAAAGGCCGGAACAATGTGGAGCGAGGCAGGCCTCCGCTGGAAAGACTTCCTGCCTGAGGATGTAGACGTCAACAAGTTTGTGACAGACGAG AATGTGGAGTTCACGCTGGGTGACGAATCAGAGGAAAGCAAAAAGTTGGAGCTGAGCTCTGAAGAGCTGAGCAAACAGCTGGACAGACTGTTCAAGGACAAGGCCGACGACCAGAGGATCTTTGACTGGACTGAG GCCAACCTAGACGAGCAGCAGACCTCCTCCAACATGTTCGTCAGAGCTCTGATGACCTGCGTCTGCCAGTCAGCAGTCGTCT GTGAAAACCCCTACAAGGTGGACAGTGAGCAGATCAAACAGAGAGccaaactgctgcagaaataCCTGACAGACGAGCAGAAGGAGCTGCAGGCTCTCTACGCCCTGCAGGCCCTCATGGTAGAGATGGAGCAACCTGCCA ATCTGCTGCGGATGTTCTTTGACACACTTTACGACGAGGATGTAATCAAAGAGGAGGCCTTCTACAAGTGGGAGTCAAGCAAAGACCCCGCCGAGCAGCAGGGCAAAGGCGTGGCCCTCAAGTCCGTCACTGCCTTCTTCACATGGCTCCGCGAGGCCGAGGACGAGTCCGACAACAGTTAG
- the LOC109634539 gene encoding eukaryotic translation initiation factor 4 gamma 1-like isoform X9: MNPAPQQQQPPPQPPQHIPTKRERKPIRIRDPNQGGRDITEEIMSGGRSGSTPTPPQAAISGSESTAVAQANGESVPADDTPALVRPDDSGKPTPPPQSKTPDLSKDSIPTEAASSNTNTKAPAPPLISEAEDIPVSAISTAAPSAPVADVMDTPPPPREPTPTPQSAPEVPAYPAPLPDPVPVPGCTAQDKTEEEEVETEAAASLDTHLNPLSNTNGVAMAEPEQSPVSSDLEAPLESPIAQPEELRLPNGLPLPAPQDPEAPAISAAERDDSPIAEPDISQHPVIEITTAIIQAAPTPIVQATPSPVDQPAPTSAPLPAPLPAPVPAPETAPAPASVPAPAPASVPAPAPASVLAPISNPVPDPVPDPVPDPVPAPVPALAPAVQEIPAEPVAQAAPAPAEVEDSLPPVVLDVKDDSPVPQSTAKEEMPSPAEAVDDSTPETVATPPPQTAEEREDTPPPQTVTPALVETTMQAAVSVPKKKRKMKDLNKKEAVGDLLDAFKEEQVVTPPEPEPVPAPEPQPPAAAPPAPEEADLTWEDKEDKEDKLDKLDAENIQPDDPNSTDKKYQYKEEQWMPINPEEKKKYDRGFLLGFQFSSASMNKPEGLPAISDVVLDKANKAPLRQLDPSRLPGMNCGPDFTPSFANLGKPGMGGGSSRGPPPGMGMGVGGPRRSQQMQRKEPRKIITSMSLHDDVQLNKAEKAWKPSGKKAVRSREVEEPEESDSEQSKTKELFKRVRSILNKLTPQKFQQLMKQVTDLTIDTEERLKGVIDLTFEKAISEPDFSVAYANMCRCLMGLKVQTPDKPGMNFRKLLLNRCQKEFEKDKDDDEIFEKKQKELEAASGGEEKQRLVEELQEAKNQARRRSMGNIKFIGELFKLKMLTEVIMHDCIVKLLKNHDEESLECLCRLLSTIGKDLDFEKAKPRMVQYFNQMEKIIKERKTSSRIRFMLQDVLDLRRNNWVPRRGDQGPKTIDQIHKEAELEEHREQMKVQQALISKKEFGGGGGGQGGRMGGGGSGGRGGSHTQGRGAPPQDEGWNTVPISKNRPIDTSRLSKITKTPVLDFNNQLLAPGGKGTWGSWGKGSSGGSTAKPAESGPESGNRPATSTVNRFSALQQSLSSSGSSLDSDRRVPQRNSSSRDRGDRFDRQDRGGDRFDRRDDRRDDRRDDRDRNRLQVTKRSFSRENEERSREREQRGLADPVRRVASMTDDRDRGSRERARSKENVKREAAATPPPPRPQTPTKPALTEEELEKKSTAIIEEYLHINDMKEALQCVREMNSNQLLFVFVRNGLESTLERSTIARERMGLLLHQLMKTGILSTQNYYKGLQEILEVAEDMAIDIPHIWLYLAELLTPMLLEGGIPMGELFREISKPLIPLGKAGVLLVQILTLLCSGMSHKKAGTMWSEAGLRWKDFLPEDVDVNKFVTDENVEFTLGDESEESKKLELSSEELSKQLDRLFKDKADDQRIFDWTEANLDEQQTSSNMFVRALMTCVCQSAVVCENPYKVDSEQIKQRAKLLQKYLTDEQKELQALYALQALMVEMEQPANLLRMFFDTLYDEDVIKEEAFYKWESSKDPAEQQGKGVALKSVTAFFTWLREAEDESDNS; this comes from the exons aTAAGAATAAGAGACCCTAACCAAGGAGGTCGAGACATTACAGAGGAGATTATGTCAGGGGGCCGTAGTGGCTCTACCCCAACCCCACCACAG GCAGCCATATCTGGATCAGAAAGCACAGCGGTGGCACAGGCTAACGGTGAGAGCGTCCCAGCTGACGATACACCAGCACTGGTTAGACCAG ATGACAGTGGTAAACCTACGCCTCCTCCTCAGTCAAAGACACCTGACCTCTCTAAGGACTCTATCCCCACAGAGGCTGCATCCTCTAACACAAACACTAAGGCCCCTGCACCCCCTCTAATATCAGAAGCAGAGGACATCCCTGTCAGCGCTATATCCACCGCTGCACCCAGTGCTCCTGTTGCGGATGTGATGGacactccaccacctccacgGGAGCCCACTCCAACACCTCAATCAGCACCTGAAGTGCCAGCCTACCCAGCACCCCTTCCTGACCCTGTCCCTGTCCCTGGCTGTACTGCACAGGacaaaacagaggaggaagaggtggagacCGAGGCAGCTGCCTCCTTGGACACACATCTTAACCCTCTCTCCAACACCAACGGTGTTGCAATGGCCGAGCCAGAACAGTCTCCTGTCTCCAGTGACCTGGAAGCTCCTCTGGAGTCTCCCATTGCACAGCCCGAGGAGCTCCGTCTTCCGAATGGCCTGCCACTGCCAGCCCCTCAAGACCCCGAGGCCCCTGCCATCAGTGCAGCCGAGCGTGACGACAGCCCCATCGCTGAGCCTGACATCAGCCAACATCCTGTCATAGAGATCACTACAGCCATCATTCAGGCAGCGCCTACACCTATTGTCCAAGCCACACCGTCACCTGTTGACCAGCCTGCACCCACCTCTGCCCCTCTACCTGCCCCTCTACCTGCCCCTGTACCTGCCCCTGAAACTGCCCCTGCACCTGCCTCTGTACCTGCCCCTGCACCCGCCTCTGTACCTGCCCCAGCACCCGCCTCTGTACTCGCCCCTATATCCAACCCTGTACCTGACCCTGTACCTGACCCTGTACCCGACCCTGTACCTGCACCTGTACCTGCACTTGCACCTGCTGTCCAGGAGATTCCCGCTGAACCAGTCGCCCAGGCAGCACCTGCCCCCGCTGAGGTAGAAGACTCGCTTCCTCCCGTCGTCCTGGATGTAAAGGACGATTCCCCAGTGCCCCAGTCCACCGCCAAGGAAGAGATGCCATCTCCTGCAGAGGCAGTTGATGACAGCACACCAGAAACAGTGGCCACTCCTCCCCCTcaaactgcagaggagagggaggacacCCCTCCTCCCCAGACAGTCACCCCTGCCCTTGTAGAAACTACTATGCAAG CTGCTGTGTCTGTGcccaaaaaaaagaggaagatgaaggatCTGAACAAAAAAGAGGCAGTGGGAGACTTGCTTGATGCCTTTAAAGAG GAGCAGGTCGTGACCCCACCAGAGCCCGAGCCCGTCCCCGCACCAGAGCCTCAGCCCCCTGCTGCTGCCCCTCCTGCCCCAGAGGAGGCGGACCTGACCTGGGAGGACAAAGAGGACAAGGAGGACAAGCTGGACAAGCTGGATGCTGAGAACATTCAGCCAGACGATCCAAACTCTACTGACAAGAAGTACCAGTACAAAGAGG AACAATGGATGCCAATTAACcctgaagagaagaagaaatatgaCAGGGGGTTCCTTCTGGGCTTCCAGTTCAGCTCAGCCAGCATGAACAAGCCGGAGGGTCTCCCAGCCATCAGTGACGTCGTCCTAGACAAG GCAAATAAGGCCCCTCTGCGTCAACTTGACCCCAGCCGTCTGCCAGGAATGAACTGTGGTCCTGACTTTACACCCTCCTTCGCCAATCTTGGCAAGCCTGGCAtgggaggaggaagcagcagaggacCA CCTCCAGGTATGGGAATGGGAGTTGGTGGTCCACGCCGCTCTCAACAAATGCAGAGGAAAGAGCCGAGGAAGATCATCACCAGCATGTCGCTGCATGACGACGTGCAGCTGAACAAGGCAGAGAAGGCCTGGAAACCCTCAGGGAAGAAAGCTGTTCGCAGTCGCGAAGTAGAAGAGCCAGAGGAGAGCGACTCAGAGCAGAGCAAGACCAAGGAGCTGTTCAAACGGGTTCGCAGCATCCTCAACAAACTGACCCCTCAAAAGTTTCAACAACTAATGAAACAGGTGACTGATCTGACCATTGACACAGAGGAGCGGTTAAAAGGAGTCATTGATCTCACTTTCGAAAAGGCCATCTCCGAGCCAGACTTTTCGGTGGCCTATGCCAACATGTGCCGCTGCCTTATGGGG CTCAAAGTCCAAACCCCAGATAAGCCGGGAATGAATTTCCGCAAGCTGCTGCTAAATCGATGCCAAAAGGAGTTTGAAAAGGACAAAGATGACGATGAAATCTttgagaagaaacagaaggagctggaggctgcttCAGGG GGAGAGGAGAAGCAGCGGCTCGTCGAGGAGCTACAAGAGGCTAAAAACCAGGCCAGGAGGCGCTCTATGGGTAACATCAAGTTCATTGGTGAGCTGTTCAAGCTTAAAATGCTCACTGAGGTCATCATGCACGACTGCATCGTAAAGCTGCTCAAAAACCACGACGAGGAATCCCTGGAGTGCCTGTGTAGACTGTTGTCCACCATTGGCAAGGACCTAGACTTCGAGAAGGCCAAG CCTCGTATGGTCCAGTATTTCAATCAGatggagaaaataataaagGAGAGGAAGACCTCCTCTAGGATCCGCTTCATGTTGCAGGATGTGCTGGACCTTCGACGG AACAATTGGGTTCCCCGGCGAGGCGACCAGGGCCCCAAGACAATTGACCAGATCCACAAAGAGGCTGAACTGGAGGAGCATAGGGAGCAGATGAAGGTGCAGCAAGCTCTCATCTCCAAAAAGGagtttggtggtggtggtggcggtcAAGGAGGCAGGATGGGCGGAGGAGGCTCCGGAGGACGCGGTGGGTCTCACACCCAAGGCCGCGGCGCTCCTCCCCAGGACGAAGGCTGGAACACTGTGCCCATCTCCAAGAACCGACCCATTGACACCTCGCGCCTTAGCAAAATCACAAAG ACTCCTGTTCTTGACTTCAACAATCAGTTGCTTGCCCCAGGAGGTAAAGGCACATGGGGGAGCTGGGGTAAAGGCAGCAGCGGTGGCTCCACTGCCAAACCTGCAGAATCTG GCCCAGAGTCAGGTAATCGTCCAGCCACCAGCACTGTGAACAGGTTCTCAGCCCTGCAGCAGTCGCTGTCCTCCTCTGGCTCTTCACTGGACTCAGACAGACGAGTTCCTCAGAG AAACAGCTCGAGTAGAGACCGTGGTGATCGCTTTGACCGCCAGGATCGCGGCGGCGACCGCTTTGACCGGCGAGACGACAGACGTGACGACCGACGGGATGACCGTGATCGCAACCGGCTACAGGTCACCAAACGCAGCTTTAGTCGGGAGAATGAGGAGCGGAGCCGCGAGAGAGAACAGCGCGGGTTGGCCGATCCTGTCCGCAGAGTAGCGAGTATGACAGATGACAGAGACcgaggcagcagagagagagccagGAGCAAAGAGAATG TGAAGAGGGAGGCAGCCgccacccctccccctcctcgtcCCCAGACCCCCACCAAGCCTGCCTTGACTGAGGAAGAGCTGGAAAAGAAGTCCACAGCCATCATCGAGGAGTACCTGCACATCAACGACATGAAG GAGGCACTGCAGTGCGTGCGGGAGATGAACAGtaatcagctgctgtttgtgtttgtgcgaaACGGGCTGGAGTCGACGCTGGAGCGCAGCACCATCGCAAGGGAGCGCAtgggcctgctgctgcaccagcttATGAAGACCGGCATCCTCTCAACACAAAACTACTATAAAGG GCTTCAGGAAATCCTGGAGGTGGCTGAGGACATGGCAATAGACATCCCCCACATCTGGCTGTACCTGGCAGAGCTGCTCACTCCCATGCTCCTTGAGGGAGGTATCCCCATGGGAGAGCTTTTCAG GGAGATTTCAAAGCCCCTGATCCCTCTTGGAAAAGCTGGAGTCCTGCTGGTCCAGATCCTCACTTTACTCTGCAGTGGAATG AGCCATAAAAAGGCCGGAACAATGTGGAGCGAGGCAGGCCTCCGCTGGAAAGACTTCCTGCCTGAGGATGTAGACGTCAACAAGTTTGTGACAGACGAG AATGTGGAGTTCACGCTGGGTGACGAATCAGAGGAAAGCAAAAAGTTGGAGCTGAGCTCTGAAGAGCTGAGCAAACAGCTGGACAGACTGTTCAAGGACAAGGCCGACGACCAGAGGATCTTTGACTGGACTGAG GCCAACCTAGACGAGCAGCAGACCTCCTCCAACATGTTCGTCAGAGCTCTGATGACCTGCGTCTGCCAGTCAGCAGTCGTCT GTGAAAACCCCTACAAGGTGGACAGTGAGCAGATCAAACAGAGAGccaaactgctgcagaaataCCTGACAGACGAGCAGAAGGAGCTGCAGGCTCTCTACGCCCTGCAGGCCCTCATGGTAGAGATGGAGCAACCTGCCA ATCTGCTGCGGATGTTCTTTGACACACTTTACGACGAGGATGTAATCAAAGAGGAGGCCTTCTACAAGTGGGAGTCAAGCAAAGACCCCGCCGAGCAGCAGGGCAAAGGCGTGGCCCTCAAGTCCGTCACTGCCTTCTTCACATGGCTCCGCGAGGCCGAGGACGAGTCCGACAACAGTTAG